The DNA region ACCTGGCTGTGCAGAAAGGGTATAAATGCCGGATACGTCGTAGAGATATTTACCGTAATGGTGGATCTTATTGGCCCGGATGGTGTTGTTGCGCATGGCATTGGCAGTGGGTGTCCAGCCCCAACCCATGCTGATGCCTGAATAGGCTACGTTGCTGATCTCGTTATTTGCAATATTGATTCCCCTTACAAAACCTGCGCCTATACCAACACATCCCCAATCCTCGTTGGTCACATCGGTAACCAGGTTATTTGTAATGCTTTCATTGGTACAGATTTCCCTTTCATCTTTTGGGTTGTAAGGCAGGTGCACCTCAGTTGCTTCATCAGAAAAGGTGCCCACCAGGATGCCGCTACCTCCGATATCCCTGAACAGGTTACCGTTCACCTTATTGTTGTATGTACCGCGTTTATAATCCAGCCCTGTAGAGGCATGATGTTCAAAACTACATCCCTCAAATCCCGTATGATGCGCATAACTCACTTCTACTGCGGCTGCAGGGCGACCTACCCAGGCCTGGTTTTCCAAAGTCTTTTTACCGGGTGTGCCCGGAATCTTCAGTTTATAGGCATCCAGCATGTACATTCCAGCCTGATGCGGTACATGACCAAAACGCGAGGGCCTGAGCCAACCTGCGTGCTGGAAAGATATACCCTCAAAAAATACATAGCTTACCGAATGATCTATTGTACCTTCCATTTTCACCAGGGTCTCCAGGTAGGGTACAACCGCCTCAGCCTGCTGCATGTTTTCGCCTTGCCGCGGCCAGTAATAGAGTTTACCTTTCTGCCGGTCTGCATACCATTCACCCGGTTCATCCAGAAACTGTATGGCATTGCTAAGATAAAAAGGGGAATTGCCGGTTTTGGCAGAGATCCAGGGCGCAGGCCAGGGATGTTCCGACTGTACACGGCTTTCCGGTTCCATAAAGCTCAGCTCTGCTTCCCTTCCTTGTATTTTTACAGACTTTATGCGCAAATTGGCAATGGCCCACCATTGCTGGATCACCATCTCCATTCCGCTTACATTGCCCAGATCTTTTCCATTCGGCAAAGGAATCCTGCAGGTTTTTGCGGGAAAATTCCAGCTTAAAATGCGCTCCATTTCGCCGTGGTTACGGTCTCTTGCTTTTATGGCCTTTTTACCGTCAATCCAAAGTTGCCTGAATTCTAAATTATTGTCATCCAGATCAGCTATATCAATCATCCAAAGTTTCACTTTAACTTCATTCTGGACGCCAGGCAACGCATGCTGTACTTTTTCCCATCCTTTCAATGGCTTTCCTCCGCTCAACACGGCTACTGCACCTGCAGGTTTAATGATGCGTGTGGGACTATCGGCCGTACCCGAATCTTCAGGGCGGATGACTACTGGTTCTGCCAGTCTGTAAATTCCGTTTTCCATAATGATACGGATTCCGCTTTTAACGGCAGGGTCGTTTAAACGCCTCAGCTCACGTACTTTACGCAGGGCGTGATTTAGTGTAGCCAGTGGCCTGTCTTTTGTACCTTCATTGTCATCTCTCCCGATCGGGGAGACATAGATATCCACAGCATACAGGTTTGTACTTCCCATCAGCAGCAAAGCCATCAATGCAGGCATGAAAACCCGGATCTTCATTTTTCTCATGGATATCCTATTGAAAAACAGACTTCACGTATTTTGTATTTGCAGTAAAATTCCACTTCACATTCCTGGGGTCTTTGGCATCCCTGGAACGTTCAACCACCAGCCAGCCCCGCCAGCCCATGTCGTCCAGGGTTTTCCGTATGGCTTTCAGGTCTATTTTCGGATCATTCTCCAGCCATACCCCATCGTCGTTGGTACAATGGATCTGTATAATGTTCTTTTTACCCAGTATGCGAAGTTCTGTGCTCACATCGCGGCCATTTTTGATGGCGTTGGAAAAGTTAAAATAACTTTTGATAGCTCCTGAGCCTATGTCTTTTAACAGCTGGAGCTCAGCCTTGGCATCTAGTGCGGTTTCAATACCAATCACCACGCCTGCGGCCTCAGCCATTTTTCCGGCTACTTTTAAACGTTCTACCAGGGCTGGTCTTAACCCGGGATTTTTAACCAGGTCGCCCTGAACCCCAAGCGGAAGGAAAGCTACCTTTACTTTCATCGCCTTCATCGTAGCAATACAATCACCGATCATCTGCTGATAGGTAGGTCTGGTAGCCAGCGATTGAGCATAAAAGCCGGTCATGGCCAGTGAACAGACCTTCAGCCCGAGTTCCTTTGCTTTATCCATAAATTGCTGCCTTAGCATAGGGTCGGCCAGTTTATTGTCAAAAGTATCCCTGGTCCCTAACCCACCCATATCCAGTTCCAGCCCATCCGCACCAATCTGTTTACTCAGCTCAAAGGCACCCAGTTTCTGGCGTTTCAAAAGCATTAAATCTATTACGGCAACCTTATAACGTGGCTTTTTACCATTTACCCCGGCAATAAGTGCCGTATAGGGCCCGCTAAGCACCAGTCCCCCTGCAAGCAGGGCCATTTTCCCTATAAAATCACGTCTGTTCTCTGCTTTACTCATTTTGATATACTTGCTTTAAATACCTTTTCCAGTTGTTCAAACCCCTTTATTGCATTAGCGGGCAGGCGCTCGCCCTTATCGCCAAATACGTACATCGCAGGTTCTTTCTCTATGCTGCATTTACTTTCATCATAGTTACCCTGGTTATCTTTTACTGCCTTTCCGTTCAGCTTAAAATGTTCGATCAGAAAGTCGTACAGTGCCCTGCGCTTTGAAGGGCCAAAGTCGTGTCCTTCTTCGGGCAGGTGTACGTTCTGTACCTGGCTTTGCGCAGCATAATAAGCATAGATTTTTTTCAGAAAAGGCAGGTCATGATCGGGTACACTTGCGGTCCAGTCTTTCCCGTCTGATACCACAAGCTGAGGCTTAGGCGCAGCCATAGCCGCCAGTTCCACATTGTTTGTACTGCCGGCACAAAGGTGTATAGGCATGCCACTTTCACAAGGACAACCACCATAAAATGAAGAAGATAAAGAGACTACCGGAATACTTAGTTTAATTCTGTCATCCATGGCTGCCAAAAGCACCGTATGACTTCCACCTCCGGAACCGCCGCTGATCCCTACCCTATCCGGGTCTGTTTCTCTGAGCGATAGCACATAGTCCAGTATTCTGATACCGCCCAAGGTCTGTATACTTTGAGCCAGGCTGCGCCTATGGTCTTCGGCCTTGAACTGCAGCAATGATTCACCCCAGGCAAACAGGTCGTAACTAATGGCCATTGCACCCATCCTGGCGATCATGGCACAACGGATCTGGCAATCGGCCCGGTAACGTTGCTGTCCCCAATGACCATCCGGACTCAATACCACCGGTACCTTACCTCGCATGTGCAAAGGTTTATATAAAGACCCGTTCACATAAAGGCCCGGCAATATTTCAATCGCAATGTTTTCTACCGTATACCCCTCCATCATTCTTTTTGGTGTAAGGATAGGTTTTGCAACAGGCTTTGCAGGCATGGGCGACAATTGCTGTGCTGCATATAGGCAGGGCCTGATCAGTGCCTTACGCTGTTCCCAGCTCGATTTGTCTTGGTACAGGGTCGACAAATAATTGAGCATTTCCTGTCCTTCCTGTACCTGCCAGCGGTAATATTCGTATTCCTTCAGTTTATAAAGCCCCTCCTTTTCCCTGTTCGCCTTCATATCCAGGGGAGCCAGCACACTGGCAAGGGTTTCTTCCACACCCGGCCGAAACCGCCACAGCGCATAATTGACCCAGCGATCTGCTACCTGATTGTCATTATATTTTATTTTTACTTTAAAACGGCTTTCTATTTCCGCTAAAACAGTTTTAAGCGGTAGGCGGTATAATGAATCAGAATTTTGCATTTGAGCGCTTACAGGGCTTAAAAACAGCAAAACTCCAAAAAGCAAAAATAAAGTAAGGTGTTTCATCTCAGGGCTCCTCATTTTTAGTTTCGGTAATCACCGGTGCAGTATAGCCTTTTACGCTTGGCCATATGCCATTCACTATCTTTTTAAGCTTCAATCTGGCGGGGTCAACCACCACATGTTTGATCTTTTCCCTCCTCCAGGTATAAATGAAGTGCAGCATTCCATCTGAAGTCTGGATTACGGCAGGATAGGAATACTGACTGATGGGCGAATCTTCAAGAATCAGCGCCGCATACCATGTCTTCCCATCTTTAGATAACGCTACATTTAGCGGGGTACGCGGTCCTTTGGCCAGGTTTCCCGGAGGCAGCACATGGTTGTATACCAGCACATGTCTGCCGTCTTTCATGGTCACCGCATCGGTACCGGAATTGTTGTTTGGCAAGCTGGTTTTGGCCAGGGGCGACCAGGTTTCTCCGTTGTTGTCCGACCAGGATTCTACCAACGCCCTATTCCGACTCCTGGCCAGAATTTGTAATTTCCCCTGCCCGTGATCGAGAATACTTGGCTGTATGGCATCCAGTCCGCCCCCCGCAACAGGACCAACGGTTCGCCAGCTTTTGCCATTATCTTTAGTCACCTCAAAGTGAACCTTCCAGCCATCGCCTTCTTTGCTTGAAGGGCAAAACAGATTTCCGTTGTTCAGGAGCACCGGTTTGTTTTTAACAGGCCCTATATACCCTTCAGGAAGTTTTGTAGCTTCCGACCAGGTAATGCCCCCGTCTTTGGAACTGCGCATCATACCCCACCATTCTGAAGGTTTTGGGCCAATTTTATAGAACAGCAGCAAATCGCCTCCCGGCACCTGGTACAATACCGGATTCCAGGTAGGCAGCCTCTGTTGATCACTTTGAATACCGTTGGCCACCGAAACTGGCGCAAGCCAGGTTCCGTTCTGCTGGCGACTGACATAGATCTCCACATCAGGATGGCGCTCCCTGGTGCCGCCAAAATAAGCAGCAACCAGCCCCGTCGGGGTTTCGGCAATGGTAGCGGAATGGCAGGAAGGAAAAGGTGCTTTATCATACAGAAACTCGTCTGTAACAATTCCCGAACGCCATTTTTGCGATTGCGCCTTTAACCCTGTTCCGGTCAGGCAAATCAATAGTGTCAATATATATATTCCTCTGTTCATCTTCATATTATAGTTCAGTTGTAAATGAATAATCCCCTGAGCCCAATTCAAATACAGCCCGGTTGCCTTCCATTTGTATAAATTTCAATTCTTTTGCTTTCCTTGCACTGCGGCCGCTTTCTGTTACATGCTCTGCAGATTTCGTGGGAATACTGATCCTGGCGGTGGTATTGGCCGGGATGCTGATCTCCCATTTAAAGCTGGTTGACGACCTGGACCAGCTGCTGCTGATCATTCCGTAAACAGAACGGTAAGTTGCATTTACACTATCCAGTCCTTTCATCATTTCGGGCCTCATCACAATTTCTTTAAAGCCAGGTGCAGCCGCCTTGATGCCCGCCAGGTTTTCATAGTACCAGATCAGCAGGTCACCCAGCATCATCACATGGTTCTGGGAGTTCATCTTTGGCGCGGCGGTATCTCCGTTCCACAGTTCCCATATGGCTGTAGCTCCGTTTTCAATCATATAGCCCCAGGAAGGATAGGTCTTCTGCGTAGCGATCCGGTAAGCGAGATCGGCCCTGCCTATGCTGGTAAGCGTACGCATCAGGAAATTTGTTCCGATCACACCTGTGCTGAGGTGGCCATTATTTTTCTCTTCAATGATGCGGGCAATTTCCCGGGCTACTTTGGTTTTATTTACTTCTTCCACCAGACCAAAATACACCGGCAGCAGGTTGTCGGTTAAGGTATTGCCGCCATAATAGCCCTGGTCATTGTAAAATTTTCTGTTGAAATCCTTTCTCAGCTTTATAGCCAGGTCAGCATACAAGGTACTGTCCTGTTCGTTACCGGTAAGCCCGCTATAGGTAGTCATCATCTTAATCAGCTGGTAATAATAGGCAGTAGCAATCAATGCACTAGGATGCTTCTGATCCGCATTTACACCTTTACCTGCTTCTGCGGTAAGGGGTGGTGCACACCAGTCGCCATAACTGTCTTTACTAATAATGCCCTCTTCGTTCATGTACCTGGTCTGCATATAGCTTAGCCACTTTTTTGCAGCGGGATAGTTTTTCTGCAATACAGCAAGATCGCCGGTTTGCCGGTACAACATATCTGCGACAAAAAGCAAGGTTCCGGGCCAGCTTACGTTATCGCTATAATAACGCCAGAACGCAGGGGCCACATCAGGTATGGCCCCATCTTCTTTTTGTGCATAGCGGATGTCACCAAGCCATTTTTTATACAATGCGGTATTGTCGAACAAAAAGCTTTCTCCATAGGCGCTTATGGTCCTGTCACCCAGCCAGGGCTGGCGTTCATTGCGTTGAGGGCAGTCGACCGGCATTCCCTTATAATTGGAAGCAATGCCCCACCAAGCGTTTTTAAAGATCTGGTTCAACAAGGCATTTGAAGATTCAAAACTGCCTGTGGTCTGCATGTCGTCAAACACCAGGCAGCCGGTAAAATCACTTTTCTTCGGCGTACCGGGATGACCGCTCAGTTCTGCGTAACGAAAACCCTGATAAGTAAACCTCGGTGCCCAGGTTTCCATGCCCTCGCCTTTAAGGATATAAGTGTCGGTGGCCCTGGCATCGCGCAGGTTAGTTCTGAACAGCTCTCCGCTGGCCTGCAGCGATTCTGCAAAGCGTAATGAAACCACCGTTCCCCGCGGTCCTTTTACATTAAACCTTACCCAGCCGGCAAAGTTCTGCCCAAAATCCAGGATATATTTTCCACCAGGCCGCTTAACAATAGTTAGGGGCGCAATGGTCTTCACTACTTTTACAGGCTCGTTAAGCTGCGCTTCATAGGTACCACCAGGTTCCTGTACATATGCTGCTTTCAGCCATTTGCTTTCTTCATAACCGGGCTCGCTCCAGCCTTTAAACTCTTTGCGGGCATCGTAAAGTTCACCATCATATTCATTATTGGCCATTATAGGCCCATCAGCAGTACCTTTCCAGCTGTCGTCTGTTTTTATAACAGTAGTACTGCCGTCGGTGTATCTAATCACCAGCTGCATCAGCAATTTGGGAAATCCAAAGGTTTTTACTTTATAAGGCTTGGCCTGGCGCATAGCGAAAAAGCGCCCATTGCCCAATATCACGCCAATCGCATGTTTACCCTGCTTCAACTGTGTGGTGACATCCAGCGTATTATATTTGATATTTTTGGTATAATCGGTAGGCGCAGGTGCCAGCACCTGTTCGCCTATTTTTTTGCCATCAATGTACAGTTCGTAAAGGCCCATACCCATAATATAAGCAGTGGCAGAAGCAACCGGCCTGGTAGCTGTAAATTCCTTCCTGAAATACCGGGCCGATAAGCGCCCTTCACTTTCCTTGTCATTTGCAAAAAAACGGTCAAAGCCTATCCACCTTCCTTCCCAGTCTTTATAATGAAGCAGCCCCATCGACCATGATGCAGGCTTGCTCCATACACTATCCCCTTTATTGGTCCAGACTTTAACCGTCCAGTAATATTTGTTTTTACTTTTTAATGCACTGCCTTTGTAGATAATGTGAATTGAGGCCGATGAGCTTAGCTTTCCTGAATTCCAGACATCTGCCTTGCCCTCTGTCAGGAGATCAGGTGCAGAAGCCACCAATACCTGGTAGGCGGTCTGCTGAATGTTGCGCTCCCTATAGTCTCCACGCGCTCCGCCTGCTCCGGAACTGAGCTCCCAGCTCAATGCCGGATTGGGCATGTCTATACCCTGTGGATTTTGCAGCAGCTCACAGCGCAGGTTGTGCAAAGACACCTGCGCAAAGACGGCAGTACAGCTGATCATGAGCAGGACAAGTAACAATATATTTATTTTAAGTTTCATTATTTCAAGCTCTTACATTCAATTTACGCAATTAATCCTTCAATAAAAAATCAAAATACAATGTAATATCCAGCGCTCTTGCAGGATCCTTTTCGTAGTCATAAAAGATGTTCTTCATAGCCATAGGGCCACTTCTGTCGGCCCGCTGTGTTTTGGTACCAATGCCAGGTATGCCCTGCATAAAAGAAATATTGCCCGATGGAAAAAGGGGCTCATAATTGTGCCACTGATCCGTTTTAAACGCCGCACTGAACAGCCTTAAAAAAACGTCTTCATTTTCGGTTGCCACCGTAAAAGACTTGGCTTTCGTGATGAATTTGCACCAGTACATATTGGAATGATAGCCCTTAAACTCGGGATATACCCAGCTTTCGCCTGTTTCTGTATCGTTATATTCTTTTTTCCATATGCCGAAACTGTTTCCCTTCAGGCGGTTTTTCCATACCCTGTTTGGGCCCATGCCCATATACTCCACCCCTTTCATCTGGCTTTCCGGGAAAGAAAAGTTCAGTCCCACAAAATTGCTGAGGTACTCCGAAGGAAAATATTTTACGGTCAGTTTAAGCACTCCTGATGGAGAGATTGTCCACTTCAACGTATTGTAGGCTGATTTTCGATCAAAAGCAGATTCGATAACCAGCTGCTCCCCTTCCATACGGTGTGTAATGTTACTGAAATTATTAGCCCCTTCCTGTACAACCGGTCCATTTGCAAATGGAATGAGGCCATTTGTGTTCCTCACTTCACGAAGTACGCCCGTTTTTTTACTAAAGCTGAGCTGAAGGCCATTGGCAGCTGCAATAAACAAAGAATCTGTCTCCTTCAATGTTACTGTCGTCCCGGCTTTGTCACCGGTCAGTCGCCGAGCCTCCTTAACAGGAAGTATAATGGGAAAGCTCCAGGTAAACAGTTCCTTTCCATGCAGGTCTGTGACCGTTATATAGAGTACATCATAGTTTATCCAGTTTGATGGCAGGCTGATCTTTAAGCGGCCTTTTTCTGATGGTTTCACATCGGGAGCCTTGGCATTGCCAGTTATTTTTTCGTTTGTTTTCAGGTTCAGCAGTTTCCAGTCGAACCTGCAGGTATTCAGATTGGTAAAGTGATAGCGGTTTTCCAGGTTAAATACCCCGTCAAAACCGGCGGTCATTTCCCGGCGTTCAAAAAATACCGGGCTCCAGATTTCTTTAATGGTAAAAAAACTACCCTCTTTTTCATGAAAAGGGCCTACAATGCCGTCGGCACCCCGGTTGCCATCGGCGTCAATAATGTTGTTCTTGTCCGTTCGGACCACGCCCTGGTCTGCAAAATCCCAAAGAAAACCTCCGGCCGATAAGGGGTTTAACAGCATGTCGTTCCAGTAGTCGTCCAGGCTCGCCCCATGCCCCCCATCAAACATACCGTGTAAAAATTCCGTAGGCATCACGATGCTGTGCCCATGACGATAATTCCCTATGCCGTAGTTGTATTCGCGGTAATGCTGGGTATCAAAACCGTTAAAATCTTCCCAGGGATGGACAACAGAACGCTTTTGAATATCTTCCTGTGCAAAAACCGGATCAAGGTCTCGGTTGTGCCCTCCCTCATTCCCATTAGCCCAGAAAATAATGGAAGGATGGTTTACGTCATGCCTCAGCATTTCCTTTACCAGCTTTGTTCCGGTTGGTGTGTCGTAGTGTCCATGCCAGCCTGCAAGTTCATCCATTACATATAAGCCAAGGGAATCACAGACATCCAGAAAATGCCCATCGGGCGGGTAGTGCGACATGCGTACTGCATTCATGTTCATTTCCTTCATCAGCAAGACGTCTTCAATGCTGTTCGTTTTGCTGAGCGCCCTGCCCGAAGCAGGCCGGAAAGCGTGTCTGTTTACCCCCTTAAATTTAATTTTTACACCATTTACAAATACACCATCCCTTGGTTTTACCTCAATGGTCCGAAAGCCGATTTTTTTGGAAACTGTATGTACCACCTTATTTTTGTGATAAAGGGTAAATACGGCAGTATAAAGGTTGGGAAGTTCAGACGACCACAGCAGAGGCGATGAAAAACGTCCTGATATACTGGCCCTACCGGTCTTTTGTATGCTATTGCTCAGTTCGCTCCCATACTTTTTGCCGTCTGCCCCATACAATTGCACACCGAGCTTATCGGCCTCTCCCGTGGTAGACAGTTCGGCATTAAACTGCCCGCTGGCCTGTGCATTTACGGCCAGCCTTTCTATATGCTGCATCGGCAGTGCCTCCAGGTATACCGGCCTGAATATGCCCCCAAAAATCCAAAAATCGGCTTTGCGCTCCGCTTCGTTCACCGATTTATTAGCGGAATGTTTAGATACCTTTACCTCCAGGAGGTTGTCCTGATTATATTTTAACTGTCTTGAAATGTCGTAACGAAAAACATAAAAAGCACCCTGGTGCACAGGGCCCGCAGTTCTTCCGTTTATCTTTACCTCTGCATCCGTCATTACGCCTTCAAACACAATATTGATTTTTTTCCCTTTCCATCCGGTAGGCACTTTAAAACTAAATTTATATAAGCCCTGTTCCTTTCCTCTTACACTGTCCTTTGCAAAGCCATAGTCATATTTACCAAAGCCCTGCAATTCCCAGTTGGATGGAACGGCTATTTTGGTCCACTTTCCGGAATTCATCCCGGCAGTGCAAAAGAAATCCCAGTTAACGGTATGGTCGTTTCCGGTACCCGACAGGTAGAGCTGCGCTGTCTGCTGGGCATACAGCGCATTGACCGGGCCAAAAAGCATCAGCAAAACAAAAGAAAGGATCGGCGTAAATTTCATGGTTAAAGACCTGCTTATTTTATTTTTTCTGTTTTCAGGGACCTGATGTAATAAATTGCTTCTGTAAGGGGTGTTCCCGGGTTTTTCAGGTCAAAATCCTGATCTGTAGGGGTATCTACATCCGGAAAACGGCGGACATCACCCGTCCTGAAAGTTACCCTTTCAAAGGCACTCACCGGCACAAACATCAGGCGTGTGCCCTTGTTTTCCCCGTTTACATAAATATCATACATGCGTTTGTCCATATCCAGTTCTGCACGGATATGGTATGCTTTTCCAGCCTCATACCTTGTGATTCCCGAATTGCGATAACCCACTTTGGCTTTCAGCTCACCATCTGCATCAAATATCAATCTTACCCCGGCAATGCCCTTTGCGTCCTGAAACTCGATCTGCAAGGATCCTGTATTGTTTTGCGCGGGGGTAACCGTAAATTCTATGTTTACTTTTCTCGCGGCTGGCATCATCCTTTCTGCTTTCGCGTAATCGTAAGGGTCCTTGTCACGGAGCGTCAGCACCTTTGTACCATCTGCCGCTTTTTCAATTTTAGCAGGGGCCCAAAGCGGACTAAAAATATTCCAGTATTTCAGTTCCTGACCATCAGGCAGTGCATTAAATACCTCGTTCACCGGGCCAGACACTGTTGAGATCACCGGAACCGGTACTTTGGCCACCCATATGTCTTCTTTGTTCATGCTATAGGTTAACCACATATTCCCGTCTTCAGGTTTGCCATCTGTTTCAGGAATACCCCTGATGTACTGTGGCCCGTAGGATTTATAGTTACCACCATAACGCATTTGCGAAATTTCGCCGTTTACCAATAACAGGTCTTTATAATCCAGACCATTGTTACTGGTAGATACTGCAAGTGGCCATCTGAACTCTGAAGGATTATATACCATAGCAAAACGTCCGTCGCTGGTACGCTGGCCCCAGATCTTCGCATTGCTGTTCACCACACCCGGCGCCCTTAAAGGATTATATTGCCAGGTTTTACCACCATCGTTGCTTACAGATGTTAAGGCATGCTTCCATAGCCCTACCACTTTACCGTCGGGCAGGTGATAATAACTGAAAGCCTTTACCGGTCTGTTTAATGGGATTAAAGGGTCATTCCGGTCTGCTTCTTCTACCATTTGCTGCATCATCAGCGGACTGCCCAGAATTTCCTTACAGGCTTGTACAAGTCCTTTGTCCTTACTGGTCGTATAAAAAGGATAAAGCGTATGTTTCATGTCCCAGCTCTTGTTTGGCCTCAGCAAATAAATGGGCCCATAAGTTCCGTCTCTTTTGATCTCCCTGATCACCCTGCCTATACCTTTTCCGTCGTTCGGATCGTCGGTTTTATCCATAGCTATGCCATAATAGGCCAGCGCAAACAACCTGTCGGCTTTCGACACAAAAAAGCCTACGCGCTGGTGCATGGTCGCATAAAGTTTTTTTGCTACACCTGGATGGCCTTCCTTGCGCCATCCGTCGGGTATCTTATAAGGAGGAAAAATAACTTCTGGTTTAGACCATTTGTATCCATCCTTAGAGCTTTGCAGCAAAGTCTGACTTGGGGGAATGTGCTCTCCTACCGGGTCACTAAGGTACTCCAGGTAAAAGGTCCTGTTCCAGTAGGCCAGCATGGGGGCATGGTTATAGGTCCAGCTCAGACCATCAGACAATTCGGGGTGTTCCCTGTTTGCTCTGAAGGTTTGTATATTGTGCACACCTATTGCAGGTGTAAGCTGCCCATGGTGATAATCTGCATTCACTATGGTGCTGCCGGTATAACGCAGTGTATCCTGCGCCATTGATGCCTGTGTTGCCGTCAGCAAGCCTGCAGCTATCCATATTTTAATATATATCTTCCTCATTTCCTCAGCCTTTCAATGATTTTGCGTTTCACCTCTACTATGGTTCCATGTTTATGCCCTTCCGGAATTACTGTCTCTGCAGAAACATCCTTAAAACTTTTAAAATCGCTGGTTTTTACAGCGGCATACCTTTTCTCCCCGTAGGCATCATAATAAATCAGCCAGTTGTTCCCCAGTTTAACTACCGTCGGCCCTTCTGTCAGCTTGCCGCTAAAAGGCTCAGAAACATCTGCATAAGGTCCGATGGGGTCCTCGCTGAAAGCCACCTTCAGGTTCCTGTTAGGGCGGGTATTGTCTTTCAATACCAGCACATAATCCTTTGCCGACTTTTTTACTATCACTGCATCAATTATGCTGAACCCCGGATCAAGAAATAGCCTGGCTTCACTGAAAACCTTAAAATCCCTGGTCGTAACTGAATACATCCTATGATTGTTGTCTTCATCCTCTACCCCTCTTGCAAAGCGGTGGGGTATGGTAGATGCCCAGATAATGATGTATTCTTTTTTGATGTCATCATAAAAAATTTCGGGTGCCCATACGTTTACGGTAGCCGGTTCATTTTGCAGCACCGGAACAAACTGTTGCCCGGACCAATGGATAAGGTCTTTTGAACTCGCATAGCCAAAGCCTCTTTCGCCCTTCCAGCCGCAGGTCCATACCAAATGAAAAACACCGTCAGGTCCCTGTACCATTGAGGGGTCGCGCATGATCTTTTGTTTACCGATCTCCGGCTTTAAAAAAATTCTGTTCAGGTCGGTCCATTTATAACCATCATAGCTGTACAGCATCCGCAAACCTTCATTTGCCGGCTCGTGAAAAGAGGTAAACACATAGGCTTTTTTTGAGCAGGCGCTGAAACCAGCCATCAGCCCAAATAGGAATAAGAAATGAAAAAACTGCTTTAAACCCGTCCTCATTATATTTTATCAATAACCAATACCCAGTCGTTACCGTCCTTTTCTTCTCCCGGCGGATCGAAATGGTGTGTTCCCTTATTTTCCACAGCACCTATCGGAATAGTTTTGCCATCACGTGGATTGAACCAGGAAGCCTTCACCTGATTGCTTCCAATCACACCCATTTTCAGCGGGATATTTCTTCCTGTATAGGTGTACACAAAGATGTAGTCCTTCCCACGCGTGACCATCAGCCTGCTGTATTTTTCACCATTGCCATCGGCT from Pedobacter africanus includes:
- a CDS encoding exo-alpha-sialidase, whose product is MRKIYIKIWIAAGLLTATQASMAQDTLRYTGSTIVNADYHHGQLTPAIGVHNIQTFRANREHPELSDGLSWTYNHAPMLAYWNRTFYLEYLSDPVGEHIPPSQTLLQSSKDGYKWSKPEVIFPPYKIPDGWRKEGHPGVAKKLYATMHQRVGFFVSKADRLFALAYYGIAMDKTDDPNDGKGIGRVIREIKRDGTYGPIYLLRPNKSWDMKHTLYPFYTTSKDKGLVQACKEILGSPLMMQQMVEEADRNDPLIPLNRPVKAFSYYHLPDGKVVGLWKHALTSVSNDGGKTWQYNPLRAPGVVNSNAKIWGQRTSDGRFAMVYNPSEFRWPLAVSTSNNGLDYKDLLLVNGEISQMRYGGNYKSYGPQYIRGIPETDGKPEDGNMWLTYSMNKEDIWVAKVPVPVISTVSGPVNEVFNALPDGQELKYWNIFSPLWAPAKIEKAADGTKVLTLRDKDPYDYAKAERMMPAARKVNIEFTVTPAQNNTGSLQIEFQDAKGIAGVRLIFDADGELKAKVGYRNSGITRYEAGKAYHIRAELDMDKRMYDIYVNGENKGTRLMFVPVSAFERVTFRTGDVRRFPDVDTPTDQDFDLKNPGTPLTEAIYYIRSLKTEKIK
- a CDS encoding glycoside hydrolase family 43 protein yields the protein MRTGLKQFFHFLFLFGLMAGFSACSKKAYVFTSFHEPANEGLRMLYSYDGYKWTDLNRIFLKPEIGKQKIMRDPSMVQGPDGVFHLVWTCGWKGERGFGYASSKDLIHWSGQQFVPVLQNEPATVNVWAPEIFYDDIKKEYIIIWASTIPHRFARGVEDEDNNHRMYSVTTRDFKVFSEARLFLDPGFSIIDAVIVKKSAKDYVLVLKDNTRPNRNLKVAFSEDPIGPYADVSEPFSGKLTEGPTVVKLGNNWLIYYDAYGEKRYAAVKTSDFKSFKDVSAETVIPEGHKHGTIVEVKRKIIERLRK